The Papaver somniferum cultivar HN1 chromosome 3, ASM357369v1, whole genome shotgun sequence genome includes a region encoding these proteins:
- the LOC113356898 gene encoding guanine nucleotide-binding protein-like NSN1: MPKRSKKSKSKRVPLKKKHKIIRKVKEHHKKKAKEAKKLPNHEKKVEKDPGIPNDWPFKEQELKSLEARRAKAIEEAEQKKADKIERRQKRKLEAREDDDDDIDNVPTKQAKAEEESLAVFSKSKDNSDKAFYKELVKVIEASDVILEVLDARDPLGTRCIDMEKLVMKAGPEKHLVLLLNKIDLAPREAVEKWLNYLREELPAVAFKCNTQEQKSNYGWKPSKPGKSGGKSGKPVKTTSKPLKASNILQTSDCLGAETLLKLLKNYSRSHEIKKSITVGIIGLPNVGKSSLINSLKRCRAVSVGATPGLTRSMQEVQLDKNVKLLDCPGVVMLKSEESDASVALRNCKRIEKLEDLIAPVKEILKLCPAKMLVSLYKIAIFDSVDDFLQKVATVRGKLKKGGVLDIQAAAKIVLHDWNEGKIKYYTMPPVRNQGETFESSIVSELGKEFKVDEVYQGESSFIGSLVSLENFSHVEIPPSCPLNFDQKMLEDDEKPEPSKQSKELAGDDDVEMASQEKDMNATRAKSINSKQNEKLYTAEGMLNPKLKKAEKKKKKASKLVSAGSMDEDYDFKVDFAKKDVDMEEDDDDESENEDEVPMSGVEVDE, from the exons ATGCCTAAACGAAGCAAGAAGAGTAAAAGTAAGAGAGTTCCATTGAAGAAGAAGCATAAGATTATCAGGAAAGTAAAGGAACATCACAAAAAGAAAGCTAAAGAAGCAAAGAAACTTCCTAACCAtgaaaaaaaagttgagaaaGATCCTGGAATTCCTAATGATTGGCCTTTTAAGGAACAAGAGCTCAAATCTCTTGAAGCTCGTCGTGCTAAAGCTATAGAAGAAGCGGAACAAAAAAAAGCTGATAAAATCGAAAGg AGACAAAAGAGAAAGTTGGAGGCAcgagaggatgatgatgatgatattgataatgttcCTACGAAACAAGCCAAGGCCGAGGAGGAATCACTTGCTGTATTTAGTAAGAGCAAAG ATAATTCAGACAAGGCTTTCTACAAGGAGTTAGTCAAAGTTATAGAAGCATCAGATGTCATTTTGGAAGTTCTTGATGCTAGGGATCCACTTGGTACTCGCTGTATTGATATGGAAAAGTTGGTAATGAAAGCGGGTCCTGAGAAACATCTTGTCTTGCTTCTTAACAAAATAG ACCTTGCTCCTCGCGAGGCTGTTGAGAAATGGCTTAATTATCTTAGGGAAGAGTTGCCTGCGGTTGCCTTCAAATGTAACACCCAGGAGCAGAAATCAAATTATGGATGGAAGCCGTCGAAACCAGGAAAATCTGGGGGGAAATCTGGGAAACCTGTGAAAACGACTTCAAAACCCTTGAAAGCAAGCAATATTCTGCAAACCAGTGATTGTCTCGGAGCCGAAACTCTTTTGAAGTTGCTGAAGAATTACTCAAGAAGTCATGAG ATTAAGAAGTCGATAACAGTTGGTATCATTGGGCTTCCCAATGTTGGTAAGAGTAGTTTGATTAATAGTTTGAAGAGATGCCGTGCTGTCAGTGTTGGTGCTACTCCAGGATTAACACGCTCAATGCAAGAAGTTCAATTAGACAAGAATGTCAAGCTGTTGGATTGTCCTGGTGTTGTCATGCTCAAATCAGAGGAGAGCGATGCATCTGTAGCTCTTCGAAATTGCAAAAGAATTGAAAAATTAGAAGATCTCATCGCTCCAG TGAAGGAGATTCTCAAGCTCTGCCCTGCCAAAATGCTGGTCTCCTTGTACAAGATTGCAATCTTCGATTCAGTTGATGACTTCCTCCAGAAGGTGGCTACTGTTAGGGGTAAGCTTAAAAAAGGCGGTGTTTTGGATATTCAGGCCGCTGCAAAGATAGTTCTCCATGATTGGAATGAGG GAAAAATTAAATACTACACGATGCCTCCTGTTAGGAACCAAGGAGAGACGTTTGAGTCCTCAATTGTATCAGAGCTTGGAAAAGAGTTCAAAGTTGATGAAGTTTACCAGGGTGAATCTTCATTCATTGGTAGCCTTGTGTCTCTTGAGAATTTTAGTCATGTTGAAATTCCTCCTAGCTGTCCCCTGAACTTTGATCAGAAAATGCTCGAG GATGATGAAAAGCCCGAACCTTCAAAACAAAGCAAGGAATTGGCtggagatgatgatgttgaaatggcCAGTCAAGAGAAGGATATGAACGCTACCAGGGCAAAGTCCATAAACAGCAAGCAAAATGAGAAGCTATATACAGCAGAAGGAATGTTGAATCCCAAGTTAAAGAAGgctgagaaaaagaagaagaaagctagTAAATTAGTCTCGGCGGGTTCTATGGACGAGGACTATGATTTTAAGGTGGATTTTGCAAAGAAGGATGTTGACATGGAGGAGGACGATGACGATGAGTCAGAAAATGAGGATGAGGTGCCAATGTCAGGAGTTGAGGTTGATGAATGA